DNA from Aggregatimonas sangjinii:
GCTATGCCGAAACCAAAGGGAAGGCGAAACTTCATTTTACGATTTCTCCGCAGCATGCCGAGATGTTCGATGAAGAATTCGCGGTTTCCGGTGAACGAGTGACCAAGGATACGGGTACCGATTTCGAGATAAGTTATTCTTTTCAAAAACCCTCTACCGATACCATCGCGGTGGCGATGGATGACAGTCCGTTTAGAAACACTGATGGCAGCTTGCTCTTTCGACCGGGAGGTCATGGGGCGCTGATCGAGAATTTGAACGAACAGGAAGCCGATATCATTTTTATCAAAAATATCGATAATGTGGTTACCTCCGATGCTTTGGAGGCGATTTCGGATAGCAAGAAAGTCCTGGGAGGGCTTTTGTTGAAAGTTCAAGAACAAGCCTACCAACATGCCGAGCGGTTGGAAAATGAAAGTATAGGTAACGAAGAATTGGCTCAGGCCAAAGCCTTTTTGGAGAACAGTCTGAACGTTCGCTTCGCAGACGATTTTGAAACGAAAGATCAGTCGACACAAAGAGCGATAATGTTGAGTAAGCTCAACAGACCGATACGAATTTGCGGCATGGTAAAGAACGAAGGGGAGCCTGGTGGAGGTCCATTTTGGGTGAAGAATGAGGAAGGAACTATTTCCTTACAAATCATTGAGTCGGCCCAGATAGACGCCGAGGACGAAGAACAATCCGCAATTGTAAGCGGTGCCACCCATTTCAATCCTGTGGATATCGTATGCGGCGTTAAGAATCATAAAGGTGAAAAATACGATTTAATGGATTTTGTAGATCCCAAACAGGGATTTATTACCGGCAAAACAAAAGAAGGCAGGGAGTTAAAGGCTATGGAATTGCCGGGCCTGTGGAATGGTGCCATGGCCCATTGGAATACCCTTTTTGTAGAAGTACCTGTAGCGACGTTCAACCCGGTAAAGACCGTAAACGACTTATTGAGGCCTTCACACCAAGTAAAGTAGCGCCAAAAAGTGTGTAATGTTTACACAGTATAGGGTATTTTACTCAATTCTATACAACCATCCAATATACTAAATACATATTAAGTATTTGATTATTAGTATTTTACATTTCATTTAGGAGCAATAAAACTCTTGGCACTATTTTGTCTTATATACAGGTGAAACAAAACGAATACTAATTTTTTAAATACACACACATGAAAAATTTAATGATTATTGCAGCTTTGGCCTTAGGTTCAATGACTGCATTTGCACAAGAAGAAACTCCAACCGAAGAAGTAGCAGCTGTTGCTACGGAAGCTGTAGAAGCTCAGGATAGTTTCGCAGAGGTTGCCGTTGAGGAATTGCCAGAAGCTATTACCGCTGCCTTGGCCACTGACCATCCGGGAGCTACTATCTCTAAAGCCTATGTTAATGAGGCTGCTCAGTACAAATTAGAGGTTGCCAAAGAAGATGGTACAGCTGTTGAATTGTATGCTGATGCTGAAGGTAACTGGATTGAAATGTAAAGTACCCCACTCTTATTTAATTATAAGAATTAGTTTTAATGGAAAAACCTCGGTGCGAAAGTACCGGGGTTTTTTAATGTACCCGCTTCCCAAAAGGTCTATTATTTTACTAATGGCTGCGTTCCGTTAAATACCAAGCGAATTAAAAATGAGTCACACCGCGATAAGGCATCTGAAATGGTCAAGTTATCGAACTGCGGTAAACTGCGTTCGAAATTGAGGTCTATGCCCCTCAATCTGTATTAGGCTTTCGTTTTTCTCTCGATAGGTAGCGATAGTTAGTTTTGAGAAATTATTATGAATTCTATGAATCGACCCTGTGGACTCCTGCGGAAAGGAGCCTTAAAAGCTTTACTTGGGAGCCCCAAGTTGGAAGGGATTATATGGTCCGAAAGAACGTTCTCGTATAGCTTTTATACGATTACCCATCCCGATACACAGTTTTACCCAAAATAAAGAAATATTCAATTTTATAATTGCTTAATATTCAGATGGTTATACGAATTAGCGTGTTTGGTACCATATTTTCTATATACTAAGCAAGTTTAATAGTTTAAAATACACATGATTATGAAAAAAGTAATTTTTGTTTTAGCATTAGCATTAGGAAGTATGACAGCTTTCGCACAAAATACAGAGAACGTTGAAGAAGCAGCAGCTGAAGTTGTAGCACAAGATGATTTTTCTGAAATCGCTGCAGAGGAACTACCTGAAGCGGTAACCGCTGCGGTAGCCACAAACTATCCTACAGCTACTATCGATAAAGCCTATGTAAACGAGGCAAAGCAGTTTAAGCTTGAAGTTTCATTGGAAGACGGTACTTCCGGTACCTTGTACGCCGATGAGAGTGGTAACTGGATTGAAATGTAATTACGATATTAACTTGAGTTATTTGTTTTGTATCAAGTTGGTTTGGTCGGAAAGGGGACGTAGCAATACGTCCCCTTTCTATTTTCAATGAGGTCTCGTTTTGACGAGCGACAGCGAAATCAAAACAAATGACAGAACCTGCCTGCGCTTTTGCAATGAGAATATCGTTCGATTCCATCCCATTTGGGATTACTTCGGTTCTATCCGCAGCGTGCAACAAATGTTATACTATTTTTCTCCCCCTTCTTATTTTGTTATTATTTTCACAAGATGATAGCCAATTTCTGTATTTGTTACGTAGATAAATAACAGAACAAACACAATATGCCAAACATCTTGATTATTGAGGACGATGCCGCATTCTGTAAAATGTTGCAAAAGTTCCTGACCAAACATAACTATCAAGTACAAGCAAGCTTTAGTGCACCGGACGCCAAAACCAAACTTTCCGAAACAGCGTTCGATGTAGTACTTACAGATGTGCGATTGCCCGACTACGACGGCCTTCAGTTGCTTTCGGATATCAAGGAAAGCAATCCCGAAACACAGGTTATTTTGATGACCGGTTACGCAGAGGTCAGCGCGGCGGTTAAGGCCATGAAAAATGGAGCTTATGATTATATTTCAAAACCTTTTACTCCGACCGATATCGTAGCATTAGTGGAAAACGCCTTGAAAGCGGAAAATGGAAACAATGTATCGCAAATATCACTGCCCAAAACATCCGAACCAAAAAAGGCACCTATTCGAAAAAATGATTCAAATAGTATACAGGGGATAAGCAGTGCCTCATTAAAATTGCAGGAGCATATCGAGCTTGTCGCCCCTACCGATATGTCGGTATTGATTACCGGTGAGAGCGGCACAGGTAAGGAAGTCACCGCTAAGGCCATTCACGATCTAAGTAGCAGGAGGGAAAATAATTTTATCGCGGTAGACTGTGGAGCCATTCCGAAAGAACTTGCATCAAGTGAATTTTTCGGGCATATAAAAGGTAGTTTTACAGGTGCGATCGAAGATAAAATAGGCAATTTTGAGGCAGCCGACGGCGGAACGCTTTTTTTGGACGAGGTCGGAAATCTCTCCTATGAAAATCAAATCCAATTGTTAAGAGCGCTGCAAGAACGCAAGATCAAAAAAGTTGGAAGCAACAAAGAAGTTACCGTTGATGTGCGAATCATTACGGCGACCAATGAAGATTTAAGCGAATCAGTGTCAAAAGGTGCCTTCAGGGAAGATTTATTTCATCGTTTGAACGAGTTTTCAATTCAACTTCCTTCTTTACAGGACCGCTTCGAAGATTTAATGATGTTCGCAACGCACTTTTTGGAGAAAGCCAATACTGAACTGAACAAAAAGGTGAACGGTTTTTCAAAGGAAGTTCAGAATGCCTTCAAAATCTACCATTGGCCGGGGAATCTAAGGGAGCTTCAAAATGTAATCAAGCGATCGGTCTTGCTCAGTACGGGAGAGGAAGTGCAAATTGAGGCATTACCGCAAGAAATAGCCAATCCCGCCGAAAGGAATACGATAAAGACGGAATTTTCAAAGTCTGAATTCGAGAAAGACCGTATCATCAAGGCATTGAAACGAACCAATTACAACAAATCGGAAGCTGCTAAACTGCTACAGGTTACCCGAAAAACCCTTTATAATCGAATCAACCATTATAAGTTGGACTTGTAGCGAACCGTTCTTCCAGAGCAGCGAGCAGATCAAATACCGATACTTCTATTTTTTTAAGGGCATTTTTCACTTCTTCCGCGTTCATGGTAGTGGCATTAGCGATTTCCATACGTTCCAGTTCGGGTACGCATGCCACTTTCAGTTGGCGGAACATGGGTAGCATCCGATGGGTAATTTGATTTATTTCGGCATAATCCAAGACCTGTACCGCAGTTTTCAAGGCGATCATGTTCCGTTTTGTGTCGGAGACAAAGGTATACAGCACATCATTGACAACGTCTTCGTTCGTGCCAAGGAAGGAATGAATCAAATCAAGATCATACGGTTTATTGCTTACTAATTCCGGCGTGTGAACTTCTTCTTTTTCTTCCGATGGTATCTCGCTCCCTAAACCCAATAGTTTGAACATGGCGATGAGCTCTTTTTTTGAAAATGGCTTTTGCAGAACTTGTGCAAAGCCTAAAGAGGTATAGGCTTCCATCTCGAGGTCGCGACGTCCTGTCATGGCAATGATCGGCTGGTTCGTGTAATGCTTGTAAGCGCCCGATTTCAGCCTCTCCAGTACCTGAAAGCCCGTTATCTGTGGCATTTGTATATCGGTCAGTACGAGATCGTAATCCAGAAAAGTATCTTTTTCAACTTGCAAAAAATTAGGAAAAATATGGGCCGTAATACCCATAGAGGCCATGAGTTCTTTGAGCATACGTAGGAGCGCCGTATCATCATCAATGATCAACATGCGCAGTTTTCTTGCCATATATTGGCCTTCTTTTTGGGCCGTATCGATACCCTTCGAAATTTGAAGGGGGAGATGTAGGCTAAAGGTACTGCCTTTGCCCACTTCACTCTTTACCCTAAGCTTTCCACCAAGTAATTTAGACAGTTTTTTGGAAATGGTAAGGCCAAGTCCGTATCCGCCAAATTTCTTTTCCGTGGTATTGTCCGCTTGTGTGAATTCGTTGAAAATCAAACGTTGTTTTTCTTTGGGAATGCCAATTCCGGTATCTATTACATCTATTCGGGCCGCTACGGCCGTCGCTTTTTGATCTGCTGTAGCCTTAATGTGTATAGTTCCTGTTTCCGTAAACTTAAAGGCATTGCCGATTAAGTTGGTCAGTACTTGGCGAATTCTAACGGGGTCTCCAAGCACTGGGGTTTGCAGGATCTTATCTATGTCTAGAAAGAGGTTTACGTTTTTGTTGTCGTAAAGCGATTGAATGCCCTCAGCGGTTTCCTGTACGAGGTTGGCCAAGACGAATGGTACGTTTTCGATATGCACCTTGCCCGATTCCAATTTAGAAAAATCAAGAAGGTCGTTAACCAGATTACCAACGTATTCGGAAGAACTTCTTACATTTTTAAGATACTGTTTCTGTTTATGGCTTAGCGAGGTTCCCTCCATTAACTCGGTATAGCCCGTAATCGTATTTAGGGGGGTACGCAAGTCATGGCTTACCGTAGAAATCAACTGCTCCCGACTTTTTAAAAGGGATTCGGAGAATTTCTTTTCCTTTTCCAGCCGTTCCCGATATGTCTGAATACGCCAAAAGTCCCGATTGATCAAAAAGGTGAATACCGCCACGACTAAAAATCCCAATAAGGCCGCTCCTGCGGCCAAACGTATACTTCGACGCAATACCAACTTGCGCTCCTGATTCTGCGCATAGCTATTCAAGATCATTTCCTTTTCAATGGCGGCGATAATCGTTTGTAGCTGGGACGAAAGCTCCAAATCGCTTTTGTTTATCAATTTTTCTTTTTCGGAAATGAACCGCTGCGTCTTGGCATCGTTCTTTTTTGCCTGAGCGAGAATGGTTTTTGATGCATTCAAAACGGAGTCTATTTTCTCGGTATCGGAAATCGTGGCATTTTGTTCGGGAATGTTCTCATTGAGGTAGGCCACCCAATCTTCCAGCACCTTTCTTTTATAGGGTGAAAGGCGTTCGGGATGAGGTTCAAAAGTATAAATGGTCAATTTTCCGAAAGAGTCTTCCAACTTTTGAAAATCGTTTAATGCCTTGTCTATAGAATTGTTCGCATCGTTTTTATTTTTCGCGCGTAGTTTTCGAAGCTCATTGCTATTTGCTATTTTTTGCTTTAGCAGCACCTGAACGCTATCCAACAAATCAACCTGACTTTCGGACGTAGACAGAAGTTTTAGCGTGTCTACGCTTAATACTAGCGTATCTATTTTTGAGGAATAGGCGTCGAAATTTTTCTGGGTACCACTTTGTTGGGCCAGCTTCGAAAGGCTTTCCGCTTGATAAAGTTGGGTAACCAATGCCCCGGTCTTGAGCAGTTTTCGATCGGTATCTTCGGCCGCACCATAATACAGGAAACCTTTGACCTCCGAATAAATGAAGTAGCCCGAAGTCAGGGCCAAAGCTACTAGAAGCAGGTAGCTGACCATTATTTTTACGGTAAATCGCTTCTTAGAATCGTTTTTCATATAGTGTTCCAATCCAGACGGTTAGAATAGATACGTATATAATTCACATATTGACTATAAGAATACGTTAATATTTATTTGATTTGCTATGGATAAATGAGGTGTCCACCTTACCTTTACACCATCTCAAAGGGGTGCTTTGCTCCTAACTTGAAACAGGCATACCCTGAATCAAGTTCAGGGTGCGGCTGAGATTATACCCAATGAACCTGGGCAGGTAATGCTGCTAAGGGACCGAGCGTTAATGAAATGTCCAATAGACATTTTTAGCGAGGGGCTAGCCGACGTGTGGGCTAGCCTGAATTTGGAAAACGTCTTTTTCAGGACAAAAATCAATTTTAACTTAGAATAATAGCCCCTTTTATTCGTAGAACCATTTTACGAATGAAACTGCTCTGTTCAACATTTTCCTTAAAAGCCGCATGTCAAAAAAGCGGTGCAACGCGACTATTGAGAAACAGTAAAAAATGTCGTGTTAAAACTACTGTTACTACGCTGGCCCTACTTGGGCTAACATTGGCCTCCCGGGCCCAACAACAATCAACGGATTCCCTAGAAGGGAAAAAAGTGGTGCTCGACGAGGTTTTCGTCTCCGCCATTAGAGTGACTAAAGAAACTCCCGTCACCTTTTCCAACCTGACCAAAGAACAGATTAAACCGAGAAACCTAGGGCAGGACATACCGATTCTGATGAATTTTTTACCCTCGGTGGTAACAACTTCCAACGCGGGTGCCGGAATAGGGTACACGGGCATACGGGTTCGGGGTAGTGATGCCACTCGGGTAAACGTGACCATCAACGGTATCCCCTATAACGATGCCGAGTCTCAAGGTACATTTTGGGTGAATATGCCCGATTTTGCCTCTTCTACCGAAAGTTTACAATTGCAACGTGGGGTAGGCACCTCTACGAATGGTGCGGGTGCCTTTGGTGCCAGTCTCAATATTTTAACCGATGGTATTTCGGAAGATGCCTTTGCTCAGATTTCCTCTTCCGCAGGCAGTTTCAATACCTTAAGGAATAATATCAAGTTCAGTACCGGGCTGTTAAACGACCATGTTGAGGTCTCCGGAAGATTGTCGCGTATTACTTCCGATGGCTATGTCGACAGGGCATCCTCCGAACTGGATTCCTATTTTCTCCAAGGAGCGTATAAAGATGACAATACGGTGATCAAGGCGTTGCTCTTTGGAGGGCACGAGATTACCTATCAATCCTGGTTCGGTATTGACCGGGCTACTTTGGAAAGTGATAGGACCTTTAATCCAGCAGGGCAGTACACCGATGA
Protein-coding regions in this window:
- a CDS encoding DUF4301 family protein, with product MMTFSDEDKALLAEKGISEEKVANQIKTFKEGIPFVSLQKAAVIGDGLQRFSKAEENELIGLFQAKRANLSLLKFVPASGAASRMFKSLFNFMNTYDHKKESFQKYVDANDDSAMQFFFENYRAFPFYDTIQARISGKYDSDDEAKQLFVQEMLLEDALNYGFYPKGLLPFHKYSDTVATAFEEHLKEASRYAETKGKAKLHFTISPQHAEMFDEEFAVSGERVTKDTGTDFEISYSFQKPSTDTIAVAMDDSPFRNTDGSLLFRPGGHGALIENLNEQEADIIFIKNIDNVVTSDALEAISDSKKVLGGLLLKVQEQAYQHAERLENESIGNEELAQAKAFLENSLNVRFADDFETKDQSTQRAIMLSKLNRPIRICGMVKNEGEPGGGPFWVKNEEGTISLQIIESAQIDAEDEEQSAIVSGATHFNPVDIVCGVKNHKGEKYDLMDFVDPKQGFITGKTKEGRELKAMELPGLWNGAMAHWNTLFVEVPVATFNPVKTVNDLLRPSHQVK
- a CDS encoding sigma-54-dependent transcriptional regulator, coding for MPNILIIEDDAAFCKMLQKFLTKHNYQVQASFSAPDAKTKLSETAFDVVLTDVRLPDYDGLQLLSDIKESNPETQVILMTGYAEVSAAVKAMKNGAYDYISKPFTPTDIVALVENALKAENGNNVSQISLPKTSEPKKAPIRKNDSNSIQGISSASLKLQEHIELVAPTDMSVLITGESGTGKEVTAKAIHDLSSRRENNFIAVDCGAIPKELASSEFFGHIKGSFTGAIEDKIGNFEAADGGTLFLDEVGNLSYENQIQLLRALQERKIKKVGSNKEVTVDVRIITATNEDLSESVSKGAFREDLFHRLNEFSIQLPSLQDRFEDLMMFATHFLEKANTELNKKVNGFSKEVQNAFKIYHWPGNLRELQNVIKRSVLLSTGEEVQIEALPQEIANPAERNTIKTEFSKSEFEKDRIIKALKRTNYNKSEAAKLLQVTRKTLYNRINHYKLDL
- a CDS encoding ATP-binding protein; this translates as MEHYMKNDSKKRFTVKIMVSYLLLVALALTSGYFIYSEVKGFLYYGAAEDTDRKLLKTGALVTQLYQAESLSKLAQQSGTQKNFDAYSSKIDTLVLSVDTLKLLSTSESQVDLLDSVQVLLKQKIANSNELRKLRAKNKNDANNSIDKALNDFQKLEDSFGKLTIYTFEPHPERLSPYKRKVLEDWVAYLNENIPEQNATISDTEKIDSVLNASKTILAQAKKNDAKTQRFISEKEKLINKSDLELSSQLQTIIAAIEKEMILNSYAQNQERKLVLRRSIRLAAGAALLGFLVVAVFTFLINRDFWRIQTYRERLEKEKKFSESLLKSREQLISTVSHDLRTPLNTITGYTELMEGTSLSHKQKQYLKNVRSSSEYVGNLVNDLLDFSKLESGKVHIENVPFVLANLVQETAEGIQSLYDNKNVNLFLDIDKILQTPVLGDPVRIRQVLTNLIGNAFKFTETGTIHIKATADQKATAVAARIDVIDTGIGIPKEKQRLIFNEFTQADNTTEKKFGGYGLGLTISKKLSKLLGGKLRVKSEVGKGSTFSLHLPLQISKGIDTAQKEGQYMARKLRMLIIDDDTALLRMLKELMASMGITAHIFPNFLQVEKDTFLDYDLVLTDIQMPQITGFQVLERLKSGAYKHYTNQPIIAMTGRRDLEMEAYTSLGFAQVLQKPFSKKELIAMFKLLGLGSEIPSEEKEEVHTPELVSNKPYDLDLIHSFLGTNEDVVNDVLYTFVSDTKRNMIALKTAVQVLDYAEINQITHRMLPMFRQLKVACVPELERMEIANATTMNAEEVKNALKKIEVSVFDLLAALEERFATSPTYNG